A genomic stretch from Cellulomonas sp. KRMCY2 includes:
- a CDS encoding phosphatidate cytidylyltransferase, whose protein sequence is MGDSAEVETASRGSSATPRAGRDLPIAIGVGLGLLAAVGASLYFRKEGFIAFAVLACGAGLWELAQAFTRRGIQVPLLPLLVGTVGILVSSYTSGPEALLVAFMLTAGGVVVWRVLDGSGPAALRDAAAATFATAYIPFMAGFVMLMLAAPDGDRRVALFVLLAVASDTGGYVAGVLTGRHPLAPSVSPKKSWEGLVGSLALAGTVGAVGMSWAFGTSSLVGIGLGVASVLTSTLGDLAESLLKRDLALKDMGTLLPGHGGVLDRLDSLLLTAPLVYLLLVVALPGAAG, encoded by the coding sequence ATGGGAGACTCGGCCGAGGTGGAGACCGCGTCACGCGGCTCGTCGGCGACCCCGCGCGCGGGCCGTGACCTGCCCATCGCGATCGGTGTGGGCCTGGGGCTCCTCGCGGCCGTCGGCGCCTCGCTCTACTTCCGCAAGGAGGGCTTCATCGCGTTCGCGGTGCTCGCCTGCGGCGCCGGCCTGTGGGAGCTCGCGCAGGCCTTCACCCGGCGCGGGATCCAGGTCCCCCTGCTGCCGCTGCTGGTGGGGACCGTGGGGATCCTGGTCTCCTCCTACACCTCCGGCCCAGAGGCCCTGCTCGTCGCCTTCATGCTCACGGCCGGCGGTGTCGTCGTCTGGCGGGTGCTGGACGGCAGCGGGCCGGCCGCCCTGCGGGACGCGGCCGCTGCGACGTTCGCCACGGCCTACATCCCGTTCATGGCCGGCTTCGTCATGCTCATGCTCGCCGCGCCGGACGGCGATCGGCGGGTGGCCCTGTTCGTCCTGCTCGCCGTGGCGAGCGACACCGGCGGCTATGTGGCAGGCGTCCTGACGGGGCGGCACCCGCTCGCACCGTCGGTGAGCCCGAAGAAGTCGTGGGAGGGCCTCGTCGGCTCGCTCGCCCTGGCGGGCACCGTCGGGGCGGTCGGGATGTCCTGGGCGTTCGGCACCTCGTCCCTCGTCGGGATCGGTCTGGGCGTCGCGTCCGTCCTCACCTCGACGCTCGGCGACCTTGCCGAGTCCCTGCTCAAGCGGGACCTGGCGCTCAAGGACATGGGCACGCTGCTGCCCGGTCACGGTGGTGTGCTCGACCGGTTGGACTCGCTGCTGCTGACGGCCCCGCTGGTCTACCTCCTGCTGGTCGTGGCACTGCCCGGGGCCGCGGGATGA
- the frr gene encoding ribosome recycling factor has product MIDDTLLGAEEKMDKAIEVAKEDFSTIRTGRANAAMFSKVVVDYYGSPTPLQQLASFTTPEARTLLVTPFDASSLSNIERALRDSDLGVNPSNDGKIIRIVLPQLTEERRRDYVRLARHKAEDARVSLRNIRRRAKDELDRIAKDGEAGEDEVARAEKELEALTKRHVELVDQVLAHKESELLEV; this is encoded by the coding sequence GTGATCGACGACACCCTCCTCGGGGCCGAGGAGAAGATGGACAAGGCGATCGAGGTCGCCAAGGAGGACTTCTCCACGATCCGGACCGGACGGGCCAATGCGGCCATGTTCTCGAAGGTGGTCGTCGACTACTACGGCTCGCCGACACCGCTGCAGCAGCTCGCGTCCTTCACGACACCTGAGGCGCGCACCCTGCTCGTCACGCCGTTCGACGCAAGCTCCCTGAGCAACATCGAGCGCGCCCTGCGCGACTCGGACCTCGGCGTGAACCCGAGCAACGACGGCAAGATCATCCGGATCGTCCTGCCGCAGCTCACCGAGGAGCGGCGTCGGGACTACGTCAGGCTCGCCCGGCACAAGGCCGAGGACGCGCGCGTGTCGCTGCGCAACATCCGACGCCGGGCCAAGGACGAGCTCGACCGGATCGCCAAGGACGGCGAGGCCGGCGAGGACGAGGTCGCCAGGGCGGAGAAGGAGCTCGAGGCACTGACCAAGCGGCACGTCGAGCTGGTCGACCAGGTGCTGGCCCACAAGGAGAGCGAGCTGCTCGAGGTCTGA